atcatctttttttcttttcttttcttcttagcTTCTTTTGCGCTaaaccacacacacattcgTACAAGGCTCCACCTTCTCGTTGATGAATTccgctcctttttattttattttcctcctCTTGATTTCAGATCTAAACGAGCGCATCCTTGTTTCTGCTTTTCCGCTAGATGAAATTGAgggaatgaaaatgtattcgCTCTGTAGCTCTTTagtcaaaagaaattcaaagcgTGAAAAATGctcaagtgaagaaattcatgTGCTTCATAATAGAGAGCGGCCAGACCGCCGGAGTTcacaaggaaagaagaaaaaaggaaaaataaccaaaattgagagaagaaaaggattGAAGGGGGAACTTGGCCCGTGAATAATTTGCCCCttatttcgtattttttttcctctttgccCCGTCCGCGTTACACACACTCTGACTGACTCGTTCTCTCTCTTACCTGTAAGTAGCATTACCTTCAAATCAAAAAGCCCAAGGTCGTGTAAAAATCGTGCTGGGTGGCCCCCCCTGCcgttctttattcttttcttcttcagaaaacctctctgatgatgatggtttAGTTGTTCGGTACacgttactttttttctttctttttcttttttgggagaggttttttttaaaaaaagatttgaatttccctcttcttctctctgcATGCAGCATCCCGAAAAAAGCGCGCGCGGtttgaaaaggggggaaagaaaaaagttcgtGGCGTCTACGCCATTACGACTCcaccacaaaaagaaaagaaaaaagaaaaagaaaaaagaaatatcataATAATTCCATCTCGCAGACAGACAGAGAGTATATATATAGCATTATACTCTCGTCTCTATTGAGATGTtgagaaaacaaacacaaaaaaaaaagaagaagaaggaaaaagactcGTGCCccggctctttttctttcggatGGGAGAGAGATAGAAGAGGGAAGAAAAACCCACCCACGAAGcccaagacacacacacacacagacgcggTGGTAATTATCTTctggtagaagaagaagaagttgttgtTCTTTGAAGACTAGCCTCCTCCtctcaatttttttccttcttcttcttctttttttaaagagcgGTTAATCAACGGTGTAGCCCTGATGTTATATACTACGCGTATATAACTCCGTATAGACATGATTATCAATCAGGGTCCCCCCCACACCGCCATTAGAGTATAGTAGTAGCAAGTCCTGGCGGTTCAGGCGGTGCAAGTTCatggtggctttttttttcttttctttttctaacttTTTTAATGGCCTTAAGCGAAGGTTGATGTTCTCTCTCTATAAAACTTGTACAACGAAATACGATGAAATTTtgagccaaagaaaaaaaaaaagagttgtacGACTGGAAAaagccaaacaaaacaatctCTTCTCCCTCtcgctcattttttaaaaataataataataataacaaacgaAATGGAAATTTGAGAAGAGTAGTGCCAGAGTGCAGACTCACCGCGCGCTGAATATAATCATGTCATTATGGAGATATGAAAAGAGAGGAGACTAGCTCTacagtcagcagcagcagccagcacagcagagagaccatcatcatcatcatcaatgtgcaagagataaaaatgagaatatttttccacaaaaaaaataaataaaagaggaaCCGATGCGTGATCTCATATTCCGGATATGAGGGCGTATAGGATCCGAAAAACTCTTAAAAAGAATACAGCGAGGATGAATAatgtatatttaaaaaaattcagctaGGGCTGATACGGATGTTGACTTCGCTTCTGTTCGGCTGGCAGAGAGTGCGTGTGTGCGTCTGCTCTGTTCCTGCGTGGGTCCCATCATCATCTACTCACGAGGGAatgcacaaaaagaaaaagaaagaaaaaaaaagaatggggcGCTTCCGCTTTTATTTTGGCCTCTATCTATCTTTTGCAACACGACCGGAACGTTTCCGGTTGcactcatctctctctctcgcatcctcttttctcttcttttcggtCTGTGGTGGTGATGTAAGGggagacttttttattttttctgttgttgtcgttgttgatAGATCTGCTGCACGGATGGTGGTTGCATCATGATCTTTCTCTATGTGTGTATTACGTTTGGATAATATCCGTGGATAATAAAttcgacaaaaaagaaaagaggaatcaACGATGCGCAaagtttggttgttgttggcggGGGGAGCGACTCTTTTATGTGAAAGATTCGAGTCGGAATGAGGGGTGGATATGCGAGTTAAGGGCAAGTTATTTataattgttcttttttctatcttatctctctccctctccctATGAATCGCTGCCGTTTGTAcacgacaacgacgacgacgacggaaaaatttaaaaatgataatgACGGACACGTCACGCACGTGTAGGGATGCAGCAATTCGACCGCGAACCGCAGTACACCGAAGCCAATCCCGGAGAGATCGTGATCATGCCTTGCAGAGTCTTCAACAAGAAAGGCCAATGCGTCTGGCAGAAAGATGGCAAGGTATGTTTaatgttttcttctatttcccAACGAAGGTCatcaccttcttcttttcatcaaaattcaaatcaaattttcacatttctaactttttctttgtgtgtgtgtgctggaatttgtgtgtgtgtgtgtgcgtcgaACCTTTTGGTCCGCTTCGGATTCGAATGAATAGCCCGTCGGAATTTACCCTGGGAAATACGAATGGGTTAGCTCACCTGATTTGGGCGATTGCAGCCTACGGATATCCGCCGCCCGAGCCGATCTGGATGCCGGTGAATGGGAATGCCAGGTATTTCCTTCACAACTgttttaactattttttcccatctaacaagaaaaaaaaaaaaaataaaataaagaaaaaaaactgaatattCTCCCGTGTCGCTCGTTGTTGTCGAGTGGTTTTCGGGTATTACGTCGACAAATATTTCAAGCATTTCCCGAGCTGCGCATTCTTTTTCCCCGTTTTTTCAACGAGCTTTTGATTTAGTTGAGtgcattattttgttttttccgttTAAAGACAATTTTGATAGTCTCTATTTATTCTTTCCTCgtcttatacatttttttttctttaagtaaaaggaaaaaaaattcgtggaaaaagaaaagaaaaaaaaagagtttataTACCATATTATTTATCTCTCTTTACCCGTATGTGTTTGACTGTTTGCGTTGTGTTAATCTCATGTTTCTGTATTTTCCCTAAATTTTCCTCTCGTGGACTTCGCATCCGCGCCGTTGTTGTATATATGCTGTTATTAAAATCGTGTGGTTTTCCCTTAATTTTaaatcctgttttttttttcttttctgtttctttttcggtttGAACGCGCAGGTAACCGCATCGTCATTCGATGCGCAGGACGCCTTGACCTCCGACCCGGCCCGGCTCGTCGTTCGAGGTATGATGAGTTGGGAGAGTTACTGCAGTTAccgactacacacacacacacacacagtacaTAGTATAcatactgtgtgtgtgtagtctagtggtggtggtggtggtggtagtatTAGTATAagtagtaaaaagaaaaaaaagaactgagaaaggaaagaaaagggaggaaatTTAACAGGCCAAAgaggaaaaacattttcgttATTCCCGTCGAATTTCTCACTCACGGAAACCCGCcttagttcttcttcttctttttttctcaccttGAACCGGAGGACTTGTGTCTTGTTctgtttcatttgatttttccttcGTCGACTTCTTTTGTGTAAGTGTTTCACAAGTTCATTCGTCTCGGTTACTTTCTTGTTGCCTTCGAATCTGGTGGATGAGATCAACGCATCAGGCGTCGCTCCACATTTGCTTGTAAttatcaaaaaaggaaaatgtgtgccaaaggaaggaaaaacctGGAATGAAGTTTTTTATTCGTTCCACTTTGtcacgaatttttatttatttattatttttttttctaaattaatttaatttggttCATTCCAGTTCCTCCGAGTCCTCCTCAACTGGAAGTGGAATTGAGCCCGATCGCCGACGGTGGCAACCTCACCTTGTCTGCGGGTAAAGAGGCCACAGTTCGATGCTTGAGCCGCGGTGGCAATCCGGCCGCCAACGTCAAGTGGTTCCTCGATGATCGTGAACTCGTCGGCCAGTACAACCAGACCAACACGACCGACATTGGCAAGGTCAAAACGTGGATGGCCGTCTCGACGCTGACCTACACCTTCAACAAGACGGATCACTCGAAATTACTGAGGTGCGTCGCCCTCCACGAGGCCTATCCGACCAAAAGCCGCGAGTCATCCGTCACGCTCGACATCCACTGTAAGTCCGACATCCTTTTCTCATTTGTGATTCTTTTCCCCCCGATGATGATTTCaatgaaaaacaaccaaaacaaaaccattttctaactttttgttgttgttttttttttcaacaaatattttgattgtTATTAGACGCCCCGGAAGTGACGCTGGTTGGGACTCCGACGGTCGACCTGGAAGAGAACATCGACTCTGTTTCGTTGCGATGCCGGGCGGACGCCAACCCGCCGGCCACTGTGATTTGGCGCCGCGTTGGCGGCAATCCGTCGCTGTCGAACAAATCTCCCGTGGCCAGCATGGGTGACATTTACAGTTTCCAGGAGATCCTGGAATTCTCGCCCGTCACGCGCAAAGATTCCGCCACCTACTCGTGCGAAGCCAAGAACACGATTGGAACCTCGAATCTCATCACGATTCCCATCGACATCAAATGTAAGTCACAGTCTAACCCTTAACGACTTCTTCCTGTGCCAGTAGACATTGTCTGGCCTCCATTTGGACCCGGAATCGTGAGAGAAACCTACTATTCCGGCCCCTGGATTCCACGAGGGGCTTGTGTCTACCATTTTCgttggaattttcttttttcgtttttactgATGACAATGTTTGTTGTCTCCTTCATTTATTTCCAACAGACTCACCGATGATTGTCAACGTCGGGCCGGCTGTTAGCCAACAATTGACGGTCACGCTATACGAGTCGACTCGGCTCGAGTGTCAGGCGGAAGGCAACCCGCAGCCGCGCTACCAGTGGCTCCACAGGCGACCCAAGGACGGCGAAGAGGATATTGTCATCCGGTCGGAAGACCGTTACTTGCACATCACCAACGTGACGTACGAACACCAGGGCGAGTACATTTGCATCGCCACCAGCACCATCAACGGCCTGGAGCGGATGGTCCAGAGTGAAGCCATT
Above is a genomic segment from Daphnia pulicaria isolate SC F1-1A chromosome 8, SC_F0-13Bv2, whole genome shotgun sequence containing:
- the LOC124312680 gene encoding kin of IRRE-like protein 1 isoform X5; translated protein: MELRFAVVVVFFIFAAFCIHTSHSQGMQQFDREPQYTEANPGEIVIMPCRVFNKKGQCVWQKDGKPVGIYPGKYEWVSSPDLGDCSLRISAARADLDAGEWECQVTASSFDAQDALTSDPARLVVRVPPSPPQLEVELSPIADGGNLTLSAGKEATVRCLSRGGNPAANVKWFLDDRELVGQYNQTNTTDIGKVKTWMAVSTLTYTFNKTDHSKLLRCVALHEAYPTKSRESSVTLDIHYAPEVTLVGTPTVDLEENIDSVSLRCRADANPPATVIWRRVGGNPSLSNKSPVASMGDIYSFQEILEFSPVTRKDSATYSCEAKNTIGTSNLITIPIDIKYSPMIVNVGPAVSQQLTVTLYESTRLECQAEGNPQPRYQWLHRRPKDGEEDIVIRSEDRYLHITNVTYEHQGEYICIATSTINGLERMVQSEAITLRVVGPPQVLNEVSSRFISVERGDDAVIRAVFCADPRPIRVSWRWAAFQMEAGSGSGRFVAEALHKVSPAILPTPPAIVELVGEDEDDEDDVMGNTESSNTNSAYDTAIIENTSTSSTMHHPRSLEVVPTAQSLVARPPQAVFTYPGKRDECYETRLRIQRVEMNDARHYYLTVENDKGSDTFYVTLTVKVEPVSMATVIAVVIACLFLIIVVTLCLLYAYRSERCCFDL
- the LOC124312680 gene encoding kin of IRRE-like protein 1 isoform X4 yields the protein MELRFAVVVVFFIFAAFCIHTSHSQGMQQFDREPQYTEANPGEIVIMPCRVFNKKGQCVWQKDGKPVGIYPGKYEWVSSPDLGDCSLRISAARADLDAGEWECQVTASSFDAQDALTSDPARLVVRVPPSPPQLEVELSPIADGGNLTLSAGKEATVRCLSRGGNPAANVKWFLDDRELVGQYNQTNTTDIGKVKTWMAVSTLTYTFNKTDHSKLLRCVALHEAYPTKSRESSVTLDIHYAPEVTLVGTPTVDLEENIDSVSLRCRADANPPATVIWRRVGGNPSLSNKSPVASMGDIYSFQEILEFSPVTRKDSATYSCEAKNTIGTSNLITIPIDIKYSPMIVNVGPAVSQQLTVTLYESTRLECQAEGNPQPRYQWLHRRPKDGEEDIVIRSEDRYLHITNVTYEHQGEYICIATSTINGLERMVQSEAITLRVVGPPQVLNEVSSRFISVERGDDAVIRAVFCADPRPIRVSWRWAAFQMEAGSGSGRFVAEALHKGKRDECYETRLRIQRVEMNDARHYYLTVENDKGSDTFYVTLTVKVEPVSMATVIAVVIACLFLIIVVTLCLLYAYRSERCCFDRKGGSKSTDLESMKSDVESVHSSSQCSSSGNNSATSQTSINRGGTQRSSSIGQTKCHVSNSVTKIQTTSSSSSSNSSNLSDASPSSKKLNITTSALPGGGQFKTNIFINGPTATTTTSSLPPTTTTTTTTTITTNPFSALNGESIGNGGIGFPGSALRGPAVAKNQQ
- the LOC124312680 gene encoding kin of IRRE-like protein 1 isoform X3 — translated: MELRFAVVVVFFIFAAFCIHTSHSQGMQQFDREPQYTEANPGEIVIMPCRVFNKKGQCVWQKDGKPVGIYPGKYEWVSSPDLGDCSLRISAARADLDAGEWECQVTASSFDAQDALTSDPARLVVRVPPSPPQLEVELSPIADGGNLTLSAGKEATVRCLSRGGNPAANVKWFLDDRELVGQYNQTNTTDIGKVKTWMAVSTLTYTFNKTDHSKLLRCVALHEAYPTKSRESSVTLDIHYAPEVTLVGTPTVDLEENIDSVSLRCRADANPPATVIWRRVGGNPSLSNKSPVASMGDIYSFQEILEFSPVTRKDSATYSCEAKNTIGTSNLITIPIDIKYSPMIVNVGPAVSQQLTVTLYESTRLECQAEGNPQPRYQWLHRRPKDGEEDIVIRSEDRYLHITNVTYEHQGEYICIATSTINGLERMVQSEAITLRVVGPPQVLNEVSSRFISVERGDDAVIRAVFCADPRPIRVSWRWAAFQMEAGSGSGRFVAEALHKVSPAILPTPPAIVELVGEDEDDEDDVMGNTESSNTNSAYDTAIIENTSTSSTMHHPRSLEVVPTAQSLVARPPQAVFTYPGKRDECYETRLRIQRVEMNDARHYYLTVENDKGSDTFYVTLTVKVEPVSMATVIAVVIACLFLIIVVTLCLLYAYRSERCCFDRKGGSKSTDLESMKSDVESVHSSSQCSSSGNNSATSQTSINRGGTQRSSSIGQTKCHKALGTAVSDSRGLLYADLQLPKTSNNGSMKVKNHHRHLHNLPTSSSSSSTGTSSPQQQWSQLNRTNFSDRSLDQTIDTLDTSLDRSHSKVDV
- the LOC124312680 gene encoding kin of IRRE-like protein 1 isoform X6, which codes for MELRFAVVVVFFIFAAFCIHTSHSQGMQQFDREPQYTEANPGEIVIMPCRVFNKKGQCVWQKDGKPVGIYPGKYEWVSSPDLGDCSLRISAARADLDAGEWECQVTASSFDAQDALTSDPARLVVRVPPSPPQLEVELSPIADGGNLTLSAGKEATVRCLSRGGNPAANVKWFLDDRELVGQYNQTNTTDIGKVKTWMAVSTLTYTFNKTDHSKLLRCVALHEAYPTKSRESSVTLDIHYAPEVTLVGTPTVDLEENIDSVSLRCRADANPPATVIWRRVGGNPSLSNKSPVASMGDIYSFQEILEFSPVTRKDSATYSCEAKNTIGTSNLITIPIDIKYSPMIVNVGPAVSQQLTVTLYESTRLECQAEGNPQPRYQWLHRRPKDGEEDIVIRSEDRYLHITNVTYEHQGEYICIATSTINGLERMVQSEAITLRVVGPPQVLNEVSSRFISVERGDDAVIRAVFCADPRPIRVSWRWAAFQMEAGSGSGRFVAEALHKVSPAILPTPPAIVELVGEDEDDEDDVMGNTESSNTNSAYDTAIIENTSTSSTMHHPRSLEVVPTAQSLVARPPQAVFTYPGKRDECYETRLRIQRVEMNDARHYYLTVENDKGSDTFYVTLTVKEPVSMATVIAVVIACLFLIIVVTLCLLYAYRSERCCFDL